Genomic segment of Rutidosis leptorrhynchoides isolate AG116_Rl617_1_P2 unplaced genomic scaffold, CSIRO_AGI_Rlap_v1 contig239, whole genome shotgun sequence:
CCTGCTCCAGCGGCAAAATCGAATGGGCCAAGAAGCTCACTGACTGGGCATCTAGCTGGACCCCTCAAGAGCACCGTATTAAGCCCACCGGCTTCAACTCCCCTGTGTAAGATACTTTCCAGATTTACGTGTTATGGGATACATGTATTATTAAGTTCCTTTATGGTGATTCTTGTTTATGTTTAATGTCTTCTCCAGGTGATGCAAGCTACAGCGCCTCACGAGATGTAGTTTCTAGGCATGATAAAAGCTCACAGAGGCATACAATTTCAGATATTTTGAAGCATATTCCAGCACTGGAAGATCTGGAAGCAGATTCCCAGTTTGCCAAGAAAAGAAAAATCACTAAATCAGCTCCTTTTGGACAGTCTTCATCAGAAGCATGTAGAGAGGCTGATATGATTTCTAACACTGAAGGGTACAGCTACGGGAATCTCATATTGGAAGAAAATAAAGGGAATGGGCCATGTAGCATCTATGTTTCTGCGCTACTTCATGTGGTTAGACATTGTTCACTTTGTATCAAGCACGCGAGACTAACTAGACAGATGAAGGCCTTGGACATTTCATATGTTGAAGAAGTGAGTACCAGAGATGCATACATCAATATATGGTTTCCTCTCCCCTTTTCCAGATCCAGACGTAATTCATGGCAGCATTTATGCTTACGACTGGGCAGACCTGGAAGCATGTCTTGGGATGTTAAGATAAAGGACCAGCATTTCCGGGATCTTTGGGACCTTCAGAAGGGAAGCAGCAAGACCCCATGGGGCTCGGGTGTTTCCATTGCTAACATATCAAACTTAGACTCCCATATCCGATATGATCCGGAAGGTGTTATCCTTAGTTATCAGTCGGTCGAGCCTGATAGTATAAAAAATCTACTTGCTGATATTCAAAGGCTTTCTAATGCAAGAATGTTTGCTCTTGGAATGCGGAAACTACTTGGGGTAAAAACAGATGAAAAGCCAGAGGAATGTAGTGCTGCCTCTGATGTAAAGGTGCCATCGGGAGGGAAGACTCCTGCTAAGGCTGCTGATAAGCTGTCGGAACAGATGAGGAAGGCATTTAAAATCGAGGCAGTTGGACTAATGAGTTTGTGGTTCAGCTTTGGTTCTGGTCCGTTAGCTCGTTTTGTTGTGGAGTGGGAATCCGAGAAAGAAGGTTGCACAATGCACGTCTGTCCTGATCAGCTTTGGCCACATACCAAGGTTTCTTCATTCTGCTTACATTTAATTCTGTTTCTTACTTCTGTTGCTATCGTTATCTATCTTAGTTTAAGATATTTATGAAGCATTCATTAACTTGTGGAGGGTTTGCGGCTTTAAACAGTTTCTTGAAGATTTTATCAATGGAGGGGAAGTTGCATCCCTTTTGGACTGCATTCGCCTCACAGCAGGACCATTACATGCTCTTGCAGCAGCAACTCGGCCGGCACGAGCCAGTCCGGCTCCTGGCGTCCCTACAATGGCAGCTGCTGCATCAACAGCTGCCATTGCTGGCCCTAATTTGATAAATGCTCCGCTGGTGAGAGGGGGACCCGGTATCGTTCCTAGTTCCTTGTTGCCCATTGATGTTTCTGTTGTGTTGCGCGGGCCCTACTGGATACGCATTATATATCGTAAACACTTTGCTGTTGATATGAGATGTTTTGCTGGGGATCAGGTTTGGTTGCAACCTGCTACACCACCCAAGGGTGGGCCCTCTGTTGGTGGTTCCCTACCGTGCCCACAATTTAGGCCATTCATTATGGAGCACGTAGCCCAAGAATTGAATGGATTAGATGCAAATTTCCCAGGTGGTCAACAGGCAATGGGACTGACGAATGCAAATAATCCAAATACAGGTTCAGGTGCACAGCTGTCCAATGCTAATGGAACTAGAGTCAACCTTCCGAGCTCTGCTTCTATGCCGAGGACAGCAGCTAACCAGGTAGCTGGTTTGACTCGTGTCGGTAATGGTCTTCCAGGATCACCAAATTTAGCTGTACGTAGACCTCCCGTTGGTGGTTTCCCGGCACAGGTGAGAGGAGAACTAAATACGGCTATCATCGGTCTAGGTGACGATGGAGGGTACGGTGGTGGATGGGTTCCTCTAGTTGCTCTTAAAAAGGTTTTAAGGGGTATTCTCAAGTATCTTGGAGTTCTTTGGCTATTTGCTCAGTTGCCTGATCTCCTGAAAGACATCTTGGGGTCGATCCTGAAAGATAATGAAGGCGCCTTGTTAAATTTGGACCAGGAGCAGCCAGCCTTGCGATTCTTTGTTGGGTAAGACATAAacatatcatttttattactattattattatgccaTTTTCTGGCAACTAGATGCATGGGTGTGCTTTATCTTGGTTGTTAAGTCACTGAAATTATCTTGTTCTCTTTCTTCAGGGGATACGTTTTTGCTGTAAGCGTCCACCGTGTTCAGCTACTCCTGCAAGTTCTTAGTGTGAAACGATTCCATCAtcaacagcagcagcaacaacagcaACCCAACTCTACTGCAGCTCAAGAGGAACTAACGAAATCAGAAATAGATGAAATTTGTGACTACTTCAGTCGCCGTGTTGCGTCAGAGCCTTATGATGCTTCTCGTGTTGCGTCATTCATCACCCTTCTCACTTTACCTATTTCAGTCCTAAGAGAATTCTTAAAACTGATCGCATGGAAGAAAGGACTAACACAAGGACAAGGTGGCGTAGACGTAACGACACCTGCCCAGAAATCTCGAATCGAATTATGTCTGGAAAACCATTCAGGTTTGAATTTGGACGAGAGCTCCGCAAATTCCTCTTCAGCTAAAAGTAACATTCACTATAACCGTCCCCACAATTCCGTCGATTTTGCACTGACTGTCGTGCTGGATCCTGCACACATACCTCATATGAATGCTGCCGGCGGTGCTGCATGGTTGCCGTACTGTGTTTTCGTCCGCTTGAGATATTCCTTCAGCGAAAACCCTAACGTTTCCTTTCTTGGGATGGAAGCAAGCCATGGAGGTCGAGCTTGCTGGTTGAGGGTTGATGATTGGGAGAAGTGTAAACAAAGGGTAGCACGAACTGTGGAGGTTAATGGATCTTCGACCGGAGATATAACTCAGGGGAAGTTGAGAATAGTCGCAGACACCGTCCAAAGAACGCTGCATTTGTGTCTTCAAGGGTTGAGAGATGGTGCCGGTGCGGGGATTACGGCAAGTTCCGTTCCGACGTGATTGGTCAGACCATATTCATACAAGATATAAAAGTTTTGAAGATTTTGGGTCGGTAGTTTTCTTGTGTTACTTTTAAGTTTTATTTCTCATCAGGATACTTCTCTAGTAAAGCAGCCATGGCGGGGCCAGTATAGGAGCAGTGAGATCGTCTGACCTCACAGCTTTTTAGATTTTCTAAAATCAGTGTTTGTACTTTGTAATGTTTTCTATAATAGATCAATTTTTATCAGTCAATAGATACTTTACTCATGATTATGATTTTGTTCATACTCAATGGACATAATAGCAATTAATTTATCCAATGAAGTTAGGATTATCTGAAAATTAAATGGTATATATTGTTAATTCAATGCGTATTATTATCATGTTAAGAATCTATTCATTTTATATATCGAATTTTATATTATctgtatatatgattatataatatGGTTCATGACATATAAATTTAAATGTGATGAATTTCCGATTTCGCTTTGTTGATTTGATGCTAGTAGTTGTTGTAAAAGATTTAATTTTAAGGATGAAAtcgttttaaattttaattttattcttttGGAAAAAAAACATACTTTTATTCTAacctctttcttcttcttctttcttttttgGAACTATGGTGTTGTTTTGTTGATTTTTCGAACAGTATATAAATGAACAAAAGTAACAAAAAGTTTGTATATCTTTTTTGTCAATAATTTGATTTGTCGAAAGTCAGTTAGTTGGAACAACTTTCATGATGATGTTATGAGTTTCATTTTAACGCTTTAATGTCACAAACGACGTTAGTTTTTGTTGAGCTGTTGTCAAGTCCACACAATTGGAGATGTCAAAAACAATTTAATAAAGTAGCAAAATTTCGAAATACAACATCTAAATTATATATAGAGCTATACATTAATTAATTTTTCTTCCCTGATCTTAATCCTAGTGAATTGATTTCCTGATACATTTTCTTTTGGAAAAACAGAATAAAAAATTTACACTACATATTTTCTTGCCAATCGATAATGTGGCAGTTATATATACTATTTTTAAAAGACATGATAATTAAATAGATAGATACAAATTAAGTGCTTTGTTTGATGATTAATTAATTTACAGCGCAACCCAAGCCTCTAGCTTCTGATCCTTTCATGATCCTTAGCCTCTTGCATGAAGTAATA
This window contains:
- the LOC139882176 gene encoding mediator of RNA polymerase II transcription subunit 14-like — its product is MASELGQQTVDLSTLISRLAEDSFLNIKELVHKSKSPELSDADRKLGLLKFINRTQQRMLRAYVVAKWCRHVPLLQYCQQLVSTLSSHDACFTQAADSLFFMHEALQQARAPFYDVPSALEVFLTGSYQRLPKCIEDIGTQGTLNETEQKPVLKKLDILLRSKLLEISRPKEMSVVNISEGTALLKVEGEFQVLVTLGYRGHLSMWRILHLELLVGEKSGPVKLEESRRHLLGDDLERRMAAAENPFMTLFLVLHELCVALIMDTVIRQVQALRQGRWKDAIRFELISDGSCSSTQVNQDGETDSAGLRIPGLKLVYWLDLDKNPGVSDAGSCPFVKIEPGQDLRIKCIHSTFSIDPLLGQEAEFSLDLSCIDVESLLLKAICCNRYTRLLEIQKELEKNVHICRAPNEVLLQSHMDAPGADYKKTDLKSQVTEFQGQDVLYVHAYGSSYFTLGINIRNGRFLLQSTQNILAPSELLECEEALNQGSRNAADVFTSLRSKSVLHLFASIGRFLGLEVHEQVSASVKIPKTLSNGSAMLLMGFPDCGSSYFLLMQLDKDFKPLFKLLATQPDPSGTAQFPNDLNLVLRNIEIDIGQMQVFRDLLNMSILDSEKISSHLTSTGVPNQSLEIGVLPEVSIKNDMQITGCPASTFSSIVDEVFELGCPHAIKTGSLDDNDPLSVSKPSRLLSPPIMTGSRVPAPAAKSNGPRSSLTGHLAGPLKSTVLSPPASTPLCKIPSPGDASYSASRDVVSRHDKSSQRHTISDILKHIPALEDLEADSQFAKKRKITKSAPFGQSSSEACREADMISNTEGYSYGNLILEENKGNGPCSIYVSALLHVVRHCSLCIKHARLTRQMKALDISYVEEVSTRDAYINIWFPLPFSRSRRNSWQHLCLRLGRPGSMSWDVKIKDQHFRDLWDLQKGSSKTPWGSGVSIANISNLDSHIRYDPEGVILSYQSVEPDSIKNLLADIQRLSNARMFALGMRKLLGVKTDEKPEECSAASDVKVPSGGKTPAKAADKLSEQMRKAFKIEAVGLMSLWFSFGSGPLARFVVEWESEKEGCTMHVCPDQLWPHTKFLEDFINGGEVASLLDCIRLTAGPLHALAAATRPARASPAPGVPTMAAAASTAAIAGPNLINAPLVRGGPGIVPSSLLPIDVSVVLRGPYWIRIIYRKHFAVDMRCFAGDQVWLQPATPPKGGPSVGGSLPCPQFRPFIMEHVAQELNGLDANFPGGQQAMGLTNANNPNTGSGAQLSNANGTRVNLPSSASMPRTAANQVAGLTRVGNGLPGSPNLAVRRPPVGGFPAQVRGELNTAIIGLGDDGGYGGGWVPLVALKKVLRGILKYLGVLWLFAQLPDLLKDILGSILKDNEGALLNLDQEQPALRFFVGGYVFAVSVHRVQLLLQVLSVKRFHHQQQQQQQQPNSTAAQEELTKSEIDEICDYFSRRVASEPYDASRVASFITLLTLPISVLREFLKLIAWKKGLTQGQGGVDVTTPAQKSRIELCLENHSGLNLDESSANSSSAKSNIHYNRPHNSVDFALTVVLDPAHIPHMNAAGGAAWLPYCVFVRLRYSFSENPNVSFLGMEASHGGRACWLRVDDWEKCKQRVARTVEVNGSSTGDITQGKLRIVADTVQRTLHLCLQGLRDGAGAGITASSVPT